The region CCTTACCAATAAACGTTTTCCAAATTAGCTTGAAACTATCGTCCGCACAGTTGAAGTTGCTTGATTGAAGTCCCCGGGTTGCAGCTGTGGGAGAACCAGCTAATTGTCGCTCACGCGTTTCACAATGGATGAGCTCACCTGAAGCCACGTAGTAATTAAGTCACCTGATGGCCACGTAGTAATTAAGTCACCTGATGTATCTATCTGTTGGTTAATAATTACCCCGGTCTTTGGTATATAGAGGTAGAAGGGTCTCCTACATTCCATCCGCTCTTTAGTTCACGATGGCATTCACTGGGAAATATCAGCTTGAATCTCAGGAGAATTTTGAGCCTTTCATGAAGGCAATTGGTAAGTAACAAACTATTAATAGGGCTATGCTCTTATCATAGACAGTATAAAACAGCCTCTTATGAATGTGCAAACAGTTAGTATTTTGTTCTGTGGTGCTATCTTCTCAATTTTCACTGTCACACTTTTATAAGGATAGATAAGCCAATTTCTGACTTTCAACAGAACATCAACAATATAAATTGGCAAAACAATATTTAGTGGGCTGTCATAGTTGGTCAGTTAACTTTTTGTTATCTTTGTTTAAACTTTGTCACTCTGCTCCCTGAACATACCAATACAATCTATACAGTTGCCATTAATTCTTTGCTTACCTAATTTTGACAATCAATATAATGTTCTGGAATTAGTCTTTTTACAGCTCAATTTGAGTTTAAAACTTGGACTTATTTATAGCAAATTCTGCTATAACTTAAACCTCTACAATAGTTTGATGGCCACTTAAAGTGCTGTACTGGATGTCCTTCACCCACATGCAGCTGTAAGATTAGCTATGTCAGTTAAGGTACTCTTTGCACTTTAGCTCAATGGTTATTTGTAACCAATAGCATAACCCCTACACCCAAAAATACTGCTAGGTCGGTTGGGTTTCTCATCTTAACTATGGTGCTACGGTTATTCTTAAATCTAAAGATGTTGTCTTGACTACAAATTCCCAAATTGAAAAGCATAGAGGTGTAATCCAAAGAGAACCTGCACACCATTGCGAAAGGCTATAGGCTGAAAAGTAAAATGTACTAAGTTTTAAATAAGTAGTCATAGTTTGTATATGTAGTAAAATGTGTACTGCCAACCCCTTTTAACATGTTCCTCCTCAACACTTAGGTTTGCCAGATGATCTCATCCAGAAGGGCAAGGACATCAAGAGCGTGTCGGAGATTGAGCAGAATGGAGACCACTTCAAAGTGACCGTGACCACAGGCACCAAGGTCATGGTCAACTCGTTCACGGTCGGCCAGGAGGCTGAGCTGGAGACATTGACTGGAGAGAAGATAAAGGTGAGTTGGTCAACTAGTCATGCCTGCAATTACTTGGCCTTGTGGGCACACCTGAACATTGGTTAACTTGTATTTGCGTTATAAATAACATGGGTGGGCTATTATGGTGTTTGAGGGCTAAAGTATGCAGCTACTCTTTCCAGTTCAACTTTTGCACATGATAAGCTGTTTCCTTAGTGCTGGTGCAAAAGTCTGGTTGCCCTCAATGAAGTTTCTCTCCAACATCAGCTGTTTAATTTTATGATTGGTGTTAAACCTGCTTATGACAAGCTGTAGTGCAGTTTTACTCCTACATGTCATGCACTGACTCCTTTGCCCTTCCCCAGTCTACGGTGAATCTGGTTGGGAACAAGCTAATGGTCTCATTGAAGGGCATTGAGTCTGTCACTGAATTCAATGGGGACACCATTATCGCTGTAAGTATGTGGTTGTTGAACCAGCATGGGTTGGAACTGTAGCAAAATGTAACTGCTGTAGACCCTAatctgtgtgcctttccagacGATGACGCTGGGCCCCATCGTCTACAAGAGGATAAGCAAGCGCATCTAGGGATCTCAACCCTCTTTGAATAAATGAAGGAAGTGTATTTTGACTCTGTGGTTTGTCTATAACATTTCTCTTTAGCTTGAGCTGCAGTATATAGCACTAGATGACACTATCAATTTTCACTTTTATTACCTCTTACATTCAATATTTCACATGGTACTTAGGCACATGGTTGGTACACTGATTCAATGTTTACTAGCATAAAGGTGGGAGCAATCATGAATTCACATGTACTTTGAGCCTTACAGATGTAGATGAGGCCTCCTTGTATATTGTAGTTCATACAGATGGAAATCTCAATGTTAAAAGCAGGAACTTAACTACATATATTCCAACAGAATATCTAGCTGTTGCAAAACTTGTGTAACCCACTTTCAATGTGAGAACAGTGATACTTCTGGGTAGATTTGGTGACTACTCTCATACCCTTGAAATGCTGTGTCTACAGAAGCTCATTGCTTGTGGCTGAGGGCCTTTATGTTGTCCTCAACACTGATTGCTTCAGCCATGGGCTTGTTCTGCAGGGCAGCCTCTCATGCCGTGGTAGAATGCTCATTCTGCTTGAACATCCTCAGCTCCATCTCAGTCTGCATACGCATTGACTAGGAAACAAGTCAGGGGTCAAAAGTCTGGTAGCAATTGAGTTAACACTACCAGACATTCTACACATTTCTATTTAATCTAACATTGTCCTCTACTGAACAGGGCTGCctttgtttaaatcaaaaagTTAATGACCTTAAGGTATTCGGTACCTCAAGGTCCTTGGTAATGGCATGGTTGGGTCCGTGGGTGACCATGAGGATGGCGTAGGCCTTGCAGATCATTTCATGGGCAACCTTGATGAGCCCTGCGTGCCAGTGGGTCACACCAGCCCGCATGGTGGCCATGCCCAAATAAGCATTATTTGGGTGGTACAACTTCCTGCTCGGGGATAAAGATTTAGTTAAGGCTAAGTGAAAGGAATGTGATTTCAATGCTAGACATGCTAATCTTATGGGCACATTGGTCTCCTTTCCCCATCACTCACATGTAGCCCTCCACCAGTCTGCCTGCGTATTCTGCAGCCTCTGAGAAGAACTGCAGGTAGGACAGCACCTCACTGGCTGTACTCAGCATACGCAGATGGTACAGGTGTGTGTTACCCAACACGGGCTCCTGTTTGTCTAGACACTCACGACACAGCTTCACCACCTATAGAGGGAGAGTAATATGGGCAAGAAGTGGTTATTTATGAAGCTCCAAAGCCGTTCCTAATGGTGAAGGATGGGATTGTTACCTCATGGAAGTTGCCAGCAGTGCGAGCTGCCTCAACCTTGGCCAAGCACTCCAAACTGAACTCCTGTACCTCCTTTACCAGTTCATCAGAGGGCTGAGAATAGTTTAAACAAGTGTTAGTGTAGGACTATTTAGGGAACATGCACATCATTCACTCCTGATCATTGAAAGTAAAATAAAGCTCATGACAAATGCACTACTGCAGACAACCACAAGTGACAGCCACAACTTGATGTTTCATTGAAGGACATGTTGTTCAACGTGTTGGTCCAGTAAGTAGTCACACACCTGGTGACCTAATTGTCAATGCCTATACATGGATATATAATGTATGTCATTGACCCGTGTCTAAAGACGTGGTCGTGCTGAGGGAGTTAGTCATAGGATTTAGCAATGTCTCAATCAATTGGAATTCAGCATCAGGTGACCAAATCACAGATAACCAGAATAACTTTTTCTTATCAACTGCTACATGTATTATGGTCTCAGCTGATGTTTAGGGTGGGGATCATGTGAAGCACAATTGAGTTAAGGGTGAGGGGAAGCATGGAACTTGACTCAACTGAATAGTAACTAGGCTGAAGTGTTTTAGGCCACTGGGCCCTCGGATGTATGATCATTTTAAAATGTGCTTCTGATTATACGCTGCGCGGTGCCCATCTGCTTGCTAGAGTTACATGCCCAACGTGAGTGTGGGTATGGCAGGGTCCAGGGACCCAGAAGCCCATTGTTTGGAATGGAAGGAATTGACACCAACCTTGTCCTTAACCCGCCACTACTTTCCCCACCTTGTTTCCGTCGGTCTCCTTGGCAGCCATCTTTAGGTCATCCTTGAGGTGCTCGCTGCAGGTTTGACAGGTACAGTCAAAGTGGTACTGATGCTTCAGGGTGCGCTGGCGGTCCGTTGACACATTCAGGAAGTCCACGTAGCCGACCGTCAGCTCCTCGTTCTCAGCAATCTTACTCAGCGCACGCAGCTCAATCCTGGGGGAGCAGGGCGGCATGGTTAGCCATGGGCCTTAGTGTACCGGCTGCTCTAGGATCAGctctaaatgtcacatgctggACCATAGAACAGGCCCTAGAGAAGTTGATGTCATGGGAGTAACCATAGGGGAGGGTAAAGGGGTAGTGTAGCCCCTAGGAGGTCTATGGATCTTTTATGGCAAAGGTGGTAGTGTGCTTTCCCTGTTAGGGTAGGGCTGTGACTGAGTTCAAGCCATCCTACAAATGTTCCCTCAATTGCTACGATAGCAAAAGTGCAGGAAAGCTATTGCATTGACATAGTTTGCCAGGTACATGGCAGCCTTTTGGAGATAGGAAACTGTGAAGCCTTCATTTGCCAGTCAGCAAACATAAACATCACTGATTGGATAATCCTGGCTGCTCAAAGTTCAGAGAAGGTTATATTGATCGTTCAGAGTTCTATAACTTCTTGGACTGTTGGCTCCTGATGAGCAATAAATTAAGCTTTAGAGAAACATCGACAACCCCCACGGCTTGCAGAGACCGTGGGGGTTTCCATTTCCCTCAACTTGAAGAAACATTTTGCACTGACAGATGACCAATAACACATCAGGTCATCACCAACACAATGCAAGCAGTCTAAATGGTTTTTTTCTAATGCATTCTTGTTATGATGGGATGTTTTGAAGTAATATTAAGGTAGATGACTGAAATGGAACACAGTCTCTCACAATAGACACACTCCACTCAACAAAGCCCTAAGCAGGACAGCAACTCAGTCCTACTGGGAGCTAAACAAACCATGCGATATGTTTTAGTTAGACCCAATTTGTTGAGTTTCATATTTAGTTTTTCCCTCCTAGGGGTTAAATTTGAGACTTATGACAATTAATCTTTTGATCTTGTTCACtgagcaaaatagtcctgtaggctactaacaaatatatatttttagaaatatAGGGAAAATCACATCAATGTAACAGTCAAGGTTAGAATGCATGAGTGTAATTTGGTACAGTTCTGTTTTTACTTCCTCACTATCATCCAGTGATAGAGGTTTATAACAGGTGTTGAAGAGATCTTTGAGGATCGGCTGTTCAAGGTTCAAAGGTTAGACGTTAGCTcaaagcagacaggcagacccACCTCCTTTTAGAGTGGTAGGCTGCGTTCAGAGTTGACTGACTGGAAGAGAAGATGCAGTCATAAAGTTTACAAATCACATATAAATctcactatctttctctctcgGGATACATACTTGCCATGGTTCAGGATGACAGTACAGTTGGGCCAGCAGTCGTGGTTGACCAGACACAGGTTAGGGAACAGACCCACTCCCACTGCCTGCAGACCCCTCTGGTCACTCAGAGTAAAGCCATTACACTTGATctacagatggagggagagggacagatggAATGAGAATGCCAGAAACAAAGTGGAGAGAGAATGAATGATAGAGGGAGAGGTTAATGATGACAATACCTCACAGTACATAGAGTAAAATAACACATACTATAGTCATAATAGATTAACCAGTGATCTTATATGTACTGTGCAAACGTTTGAGAACTGGATGGTAAGATGACTAACTCAGTGATACGTACTATGCCAAAGATGTGTGAGATGTACTCCTTGCCATGCCTGGTTTTGGGACAGTAGTCCTGGAAGTTTTGCATGTCGATCTCGAGCTCTTTGAAGTCATCAGCGAGCATGTCGGCCACGTGGTCCTCCAGCTGGTCCACAGAAGTCAGCTGGCCGTCCGACACGATGCCTGTGTCCTTCTGTATGCGCCACAGCACACGGGCAGTAAGActggagaggaacagggagagttGGCAAGTTGATTTAACTCTATAATGCTAAGGCATTGACAACCCACCACAGTATTTCTTccacttcccctttccctccattCTCTTCCTactccccttttcctcctcctccacctcctctctttaactctctctcattctcctcaccctcccttcaccctctccctccttGCCTCCTTACCGTACATTCTCATTAGGAGCCTTTTCGTACTTCTTGATGGCGGCACACTCCTGCTTGTGCTCATCCCAGCATGCAGTCTGGCAGGTTCGGTCACAGTAGTGGGCGAATTTACACTGGGCGCAGCGGTGCAGGTTGGCCTGGCGACGGAAGCAGCTATGGCACACCTGCTGAGACAGACTGGGGGGAGGGTTAGAGGTCATGATTTCTTATGGTTGCCCAGCCCCCTGGCACTCTTGTAGTTAAACCCTGTTGCAGTCATGCTCCCTCCTATCCTTGGTACTTTAACTATCATTTCATATGGGCTAGATATGAACAAAGCAAGGCAATAACCAGTGGATGATACTCCTTACCTCATCATCTTTCCTTTTTTTTATAGGTCTTTCATGGCTATCCTCTTGTTTCCCCTCACCCTTTTTCAGTGTCATCATACATATCCCAAAAATATTGGCTCGTATTACTTGTGTGATATATTTACATAATGGGCTATTCTGAGATGACATTACAGAAACATGATGACATTCTCCACACACCTTCCACACGTCTCTCtcattttcatctctctctctctgcttcatccctctttctctcaaacTCTTTGTACTTCATCTGAGAATGTTTCCACTGTCATTCCATGTACTTATCGAGCTCCACCATTATatcactgcatatatatatatgtatatttatatttgtggGGTTCAGTGGCTAAGCTATTAGCCTCATCCATAGCTGGGAGGACTTTAGCTATTTATGGTGAAAGGTCTTGGTCTACTAGTCATATGAGAACTAGCCTATATTTCTGTCGCCTTATTATAAAGGCGCTTAGTTGTTCAGTAAACTGAGTACATGATTTACTCTACCTATGACAGTTGAAcatcaagcacacatcaaaatatttaaACAATGTGGACAACAACAAAGTTACCTTAAAACAATGCATACTGTAATTCTCTTTGTGATTGTGCCTGTAGTTTCATAGTTTTCAATTGAAACGGGCCCCAGCTGCCTAGGGGCCCCCACTTTATACAGCCTATATAttgaataaattcctcaaaataaaAACGtacataaaatacatattttcaattgTTGGATAAACATAACGTCCCCTCAAGGGGGGGCCCCTCAACAACAACATTCTTAAAACGCCCATGTAGACAGGCACCTGACTTGTCCCAGCTTTCACTCCCTCTGATGTGCCAACAAACAGGTACCCGAGATCTAATTTCTAAAGTAAAAAAATCACAATACATGAGGCCAGacttcctaaaaaaaaaaaaaaatcaataataataataatctagcaGCATTCAAACCTACTTTCTGAACATTCATGTTGTACACAACTTCCTTGATCTCTGAACTTTGCCTTAAGGTGAAGGCCGGTGAGTACAATATGTTTTTGTATATaaaaatagaacatttgtggcacaCATTCAATATTCCTGGATAAACATGTCCTACTGCTCTGGACATTACTGTGTAGGCTAGACCCTCTAGAACAATTTTAACCCAAGGTCTGCAAAAAGTTTTAGAATAGGTCTAGAAAGATGTGTAAGTGACACAGCAATGCCAAAAACATAATACTAAACAGCGGTTGCTTAAAATAAACTGCCACATCTTGAAGACGAGCAATGGGCTTGTGTGTGTAAACAGTTTATCCCATGGGTGTCTGGGAGTGTGTCTAATAAGAAATAACTAGTTTGTTAATGCCTGCACTGATTGTTGGCATGCTGAAAAGCTTCAGGAACACATGTGATCTTCTTTTCTAAGAAATATGAAATGACTGCCTGATGATCTTCCTTCTGCTTTCCTGAATTTTCCAATACCTGTCTGATACATTTCAATCACTTGAAAGCATATTTAATTCAGATTTAAATCAGGTAAATCATTACCTGATTTGACATCTTTGTGTTATTTATAAGGCCAGATTCAAAAGCGTCATAACATAATTTTGACAGATTTGTTTCCGATACGCCTAGGGTCctaaaatggaaaacaaaatagTGTGATGGTCAATGATATCcctattttaaaataaatgtgttaatATTGGAGTAAATATAGTACTGAAATGCATGTATTCAGTGGAATGCACTGTACTTCGACATTGTGAAGGTCTGGCACATCTCTCCTTTGAAAGTGAACTGAGTCATTGGATTATTATGATATTTTCTTTAAGCAGTTTGGGTCATTGAACAGGTCAGAGTCTATGTTTAAAGTTTGAGTGGTATGGAGGTTTTTCGCAATACGCTGTAGATGTatgtgttccagagtagagaccCACAGTAGCTACTGAGTTACCTGAATGTCTTGTATTTATATGGTATTGGCTTTTCATTCTTAGTTGATATAATCTCTCAATGTTCATCTCAAAGTGCACCAGGTTGGTGCATTTAGCTGTTAAAATTCCTTTTCTCAAATCCTAGCAAAGCCCATGTACGTCTGCTCTTTAGTAAGACGTTGGGTAGGGGGGAAAGTATATGTCACTTTGGTGGTGACGTGTTGTAGATaagcaacaaacacacaaacgggTATTACAATATACAGTGTATCAATCTTGTTAAACCTCCATCTACTACTGTACAGTTGGATGGTCCATGAATAAGACCACACTTTCAGTTCAGTgcactctgtttgtgtgtgtgtgtagtgagaggTCACGGTCTCTATATCTGCTGGAATGCTGGTCACCGATATGCCTGCTTATGCTGCAGGACCAGTGTGGGGCCATATAAGAACTAGCAGTTGGTAGGACAGCAAGAATGCAGCTCTTAGCGTTCAGGAATTGGGTCATAATTGCTCAtatttgccaggtcgcagttgtaaatgagaacttgttctcaactggcctacatggttaaataaaggtaaaataaaaatcccaTTTACACTAGCTCCATGTTGATTTACAAAGCTTGGGCACCTACTACACTATACCCAACATTGAACCCAATGCTGAGGACCTCTCAAATCATACAAGTCTGCACGATGAGCTGAACAATCCGCTCTAATGCTGACGTTTTTCTTTGTGAAGGCTGGAGCCAAATTAATAGGAAGAATATCACAAATGCATTCAATTAATTTCCGCCAGTCATTTTGTGCGGTTTTGTCAAAGCTCCTTCTAACGAGTCATGCGCGAAAACAAATTCAACGTGCCCCACTGGCTATATAAACCGGTGGGTGCAAAGTCAAACAGCCGGACCGCTGGTTTCGCGGTGAGCACATGGTCCAAAGGAACAcaggtgtttttttattttttttatttaacagccTGCAATTTTATTTCAGAGcccgcattttttttttttacagcctgCTATTCCTCCATCAAAAGGTTCAGGGCTGGACCAAAAACATTGACAGTGAGTGAATCCTGCCTGGTAAAAACATGGGATTCTTTTTATGATCTAGTGTAACATATGTGTGAAAGTTACTCCTCGGCCTGCACCTGCGAATATCTAGCGTTTCGCGTGGCGCTGACTGGTAAGGcgcttcaggagggcggtcacgtgtgctagcaaggcagaggtcccgaGTTTGCGTCAGGTGTGGGCTGAATCGGGAtgaagtggtactcgctaagcaagcaccGTGACGTCATTTACACTAGCTCCATGTTGATTTACAAAGCTTGGGCACCTACTACACTATACCCAACATTGAACCCAGTGCTGAGGACCTCTCAAATCATACAAGTCTGCACGATGAGCTGAACAATCCGCTCTAATGCTGACGTTTTTCTTTGTGAAAAGCCACAATTTTGGGAAGTACACTTTGGGAAGAATAATGCTGAATCATGAATTTTGCACTCTTGGAGGCAAAGGACACACAATGTGACATCACTTTACTGCACATTACTGAAAGTGTGTCAACATGACTATCTGCAAGCATTTAAACAGGATGTGAAGTTTTGGACAAACTGAACTACAATTTATTTCAATAATATTTTGTTTGgttgtaatattaaacatattAAAATGATTTACATTAATACTTGAACAGCAGGTAACCTTTTTAACCCAGCACCTGAGGAGTAACTATATGCTCATGCCACTATGAGATACCAATACTATACATGGCCACCATGAATCAGGCCCTACCTGTCAAAGACATAGCAGAAtggatgtatttttttaaataaaaagaaccACAATCTCAAATTGTTAAAGATATGCATTGATACAGGAACCATGTAGGTATCATTTGTGCATTCAATTTGGCTTTATTACTGAGAAATAATGGATGTGTGCATGCCACTGAGAGATTTTGCCATTATGACTCAAATCTCCATGCATTGGGCCCTACCTGTCGAAGACCACTGCAGCGAAGCTGGGCTCAGCGAACACTACCTCCCCAGCCCAAAGGTCTTTGGTGGTCCTAAGACCCCTGCCCTTCTCCCCAGCATCAAACACCTCTACGTTGTCCATATCCAGGGTCATTACCAAGTGGACAAGACTGGAACAGCTCACAGATAGAGgttaaaaagagagggagaaggagtagTGCTGGCTGGAGTGCGATTCAAAAACATTCAGCACCTGACCCCACCCTCCAAAAATAGACTGGCCTTCCTGGGACTGTACcatctgtgtgtggggggggggctgtgggagTCTAGGGCCTTGAGAGTGGAAGTCCTGGGAAGGCTTACTCCATAGGGGGGAGAGTTGTACAGGTCTGCCTGGATGTCATCCCCTTCTTTGTGGTTGGTTGAGGCCAGGCCCCAGGGGTATTTTGGTCTggcagctgtgtctgtctgtctctgtttggggAGGTAGGAGGCAACTGACTTTGAAGAGGCCTGATCAAACACTTCTCTCTGTTGCTTTTGTTCTCACTCTAGCTACCATATCTGTCAGTACCACAGTCTGCAGTTTGCTCTTCTCTGATATCTGTGTCTGGCTCATTCACATTGGCTGTTCACACTTTCCTCTCATTCAGTGTCCCTTTCTCCCTTTTGTCAAAATATATACATCTCAAGGACAGCAAGACTGTCATATATGAAGAATGGTCAAGTGTAATTAAATACATTGTTCTGTAATTTGTAGTTATATAGGATAGCCCTATTTAATACCAAACAATAAAACCTAATTGAATGTCATGATTTATAGAATGCTGTAATATCCTGTCTAAACAAACCAGGACTTGACAATGACAGATTTTGAATATATGCTGCATGGGTCATATTTTCCCTTTCACTTCACAGGGTGATTTAATACTCTGAAAGAACACCACCTAAACGAAGCAAGGATGCTTCTGGGATTACACAGCCTTGTGAAGACAGACTGTTTACAGTGGGAGTGTGGGAAAGAGGTGAGGGGGAAGAGAAGTTAGAAAAGCAGCGGGGGGAGGATAGGAGGataggatttgtgtgtgtgtcacatgtaGCTCCTGGCAAATGTTATTTGGAAGGTAAAGATGGGAGACTTGAGACAGTGGCTCAGAGCATTTACCCTATTTGTCCTGTTGTACTCAAAGGTCTGACTGGTCTGGTGCTGCAGAAATGAAACACTGATCAGCTGAGTAGAAAACTATGCAACACCATCTGTGAATCTAAGATCATTCCACAAAGCATTTGACTTCATAACAGCAGAATAACTGTGAATACTGTAATGTAAGCAGTCAAACGAGTATAATATTagtttccaaataaaaataaactgcaggaattttgttattttacatgattttcacttcgcggctgagccattgttgctcttgGCTGtttgcacttcacaataacagcacttacagttgaccggggcagctctggcagggccaaaattttacgaactgacttgttggttccacattgaaagtcactgatttCTTCAGTatgggtcattctactgccattgtttgtctatggagattgcatggctgtgtgctcaattttatacacctgtcagcaacaggtatggctgaaatagccaaatccagtcATCTGCCTGGGTGTCCAAA is a window of Salvelinus sp. IW2-2015 linkage group LG5, ASM291031v2, whole genome shotgun sequence DNA encoding:
- the LOC111964056 gene encoding histone-lysine N-methyltransferase SMYD1-like isoform X1, with protein sequence MTLDMDNVEVFDAGEKGRGLRTTKDLWAGEVVFAEPSFAAVVFDSLSQQVCHSCFRRQANLHRCAQCKFAHYCDRTCQTACWDEHKQECAAIKKYEKAPNENVRLTARVLWRIQKDTGIVSDGQLTSVDQLEDHVADMLADDFKELEIDMQNFQDYCPKTRHGKEYISHIFGIIKCNGFTLSDQRGLQAVGVGLFPNLCLVNHDCWPNCTVILNHGNQSTLNAAYHSKRRIELRALSKIAENEELTVGYVDFLNVSTDRQRTLKHQYHFDCTCQTCSEHLKDDLKMAAKETDGNKPSDELVKEVQEFSLECLAKVEAARTAGNFHEVVKLCRECLDKQEPVLGNTHLYHLRMLSTASEVLSYLQFFSEAAEYAGRLVEGYMKLYHPNNAYLGMATMRAGVTHWHAGLIKVAHEMICKAYAILMVTHGPNHAITKDLESMRMQTEMELRMFKQNEHSTTA
- the LOC111964056 gene encoding histone-lysine N-methyltransferase SMYD1-like isoform X2; amino-acid sequence: MTLDMDNVEVFDAGEKGRGLRTTKDLWAGEVVFAEPSFAAVVFDSLSQQVCHSCFRRQANLHRCAQCKFAHYCDRTCQTACWDEHKQECAAIKKYEKAPNENVRLTARVLWRIQKDTGIVSDGQLTSVDQLEDHVADMLADDFKELEIDMQNFQDYCPKTRHGKEYISHIFGIIKCNGFTLSDQRGLQAVGVGLFPNLCLVNHDCWPNCTVILNHGKIELRALSKIAENEELTVGYVDFLNVSTDRQRTLKHQYHFDCTCQTCSEHLKDDLKMAAKETDGNKPSDELVKEVQEFSLECLAKVEAARTAGNFHEVVKLCRECLDKQEPVLGNTHLYHLRMLSTASEVLSYLQFFSEAAEYAGRLVEGYMKLYHPNNAYLGMATMRAGVTHWHAGLIKVAHEMICKAYAILMVTHGPNHAITKDLESMRMQTEMELRMFKQNEHSTTA
- the LOC111964059 gene encoding fatty acid-binding protein, liver-type, producing the protein MAFTGKYQLESQENFEPFMKAIGLPDDLIQKGKDIKSVSEIEQNGDHFKVTVTTGTKVMVNSFTVGQEAELETLTGEKIKSTVNLVGNKLMVSLKGIESVTEFNGDTIIATMTLGPIVYKRISKRI